One genomic region from Streptomyces sp. NBC_01431 encodes:
- a CDS encoding penicillin acylase family protein: MPATTTAPSAATTAGKTSRKRGRRLRLFVLVLVLALVAGVAYGAYWGVSTVRASFPQTTGTIKLPGLTGQVEVKRDDYGVPQIYADSDADLFMAQGYVQAQDRFWEMDVRRHLTSGRLSEMFGSSQVDTDAFLRTLGWRKVAQQEYDSKLSPATKQYLQAYSAGVNAYLKGKDGKDISVEYAALGFTNDYAPEAWSPVDSVAWLKAMAWDLRGNMQDEIDRALMTSRLSSQQIKDLYPAYPSATHRPIVDEGSYNKATGKFDPQRPAAGGDGASATAQGALQGMQSQLSSLSDTLDKIPALLGPSGSGIGSNSWVVSGKYTTTGMPLLANDPHLAPMMPSLWYQMGLHCRTVSSKCNYDVAGYTFSGMPGVIIGHNQDVSWGFTNLGADVTDLYLEKISGSNYLYDNQEKPLATREEVIKVAGGPSKTITIRETNNGPLVSDRDDELEKVGQKAPVNTAAPDRGSGYAVSLKWTALDPGKSMDAVLALDRASDFKSFRSAAKDFDVPSQNLIYADTKGNIGYQAPGKIPVRADGVDGTMPAPGWDSKYTWKKGYIPFEALPYEYNPSRGFIVTANQAVIDDKKYPFLITKDWGYGTRSQRINDLIESKIKGGGKISTEDMQKMQMDNSSEIAALLTPALLKIDVSDPSVREAQKLLEGWDYTQENDSAAAAYFNAVWRNVLKLAFGNKLPKELRPKGECLYVAPPAGTGPVDDPNQKVQECGERDGDSTQPDGGDRWFEVVRKIFNDQNNSWWQSPQTRLDKATTTRDQLLARAMKDARWELTAKLGKDTTTWSWGRLHQLMLKNQTLGKEGPGFLQFILNRGPWNLGGGEAAVNATGWNAASGDYGVTWVPSMRMIVNLKDFDKSKWINLTGASGHAYSAHYSDQTEKWAKGQLLDWSFGSKAVDGSTVDTLKLTP; the protein is encoded by the coding sequence ATGCCCGCCACCACAACCGCCCCTTCCGCCGCTACGACGGCCGGCAAGACGAGCAGGAAGAGGGGGCGCCGCCTGAGGCTGTTCGTGCTCGTCCTGGTGCTGGCGCTCGTCGCGGGTGTCGCCTACGGCGCGTACTGGGGAGTGAGCACCGTGCGTGCGTCCTTCCCACAGACCACCGGCACCATCAAGCTCCCGGGCCTGACCGGTCAGGTCGAGGTCAAGCGCGACGACTACGGCGTCCCGCAGATCTACGCCGACAGCGACGCGGACCTGTTCATGGCCCAGGGCTACGTCCAGGCGCAGGACCGCTTCTGGGAGATGGACGTCCGCCGCCACCTGACGTCGGGCCGCCTCTCGGAGATGTTCGGCAGCAGCCAGGTCGACACCGATGCCTTCCTGCGCACGCTGGGCTGGCGCAAGGTCGCACAGCAGGAGTACGACAGCAAGCTGTCCCCCGCCACGAAGCAGTACCTCCAGGCGTACTCGGCGGGGGTGAACGCGTATCTCAAGGGCAAGGACGGTAAGGACATCTCCGTCGAGTACGCGGCTCTCGGCTTCACCAACGACTACGCGCCCGAGGCCTGGTCGCCCGTCGACTCGGTGGCCTGGCTCAAGGCGATGGCCTGGGACCTGCGCGGCAACATGCAGGACGAGATCGACCGCGCGCTGATGACCAGCCGGCTCAGCTCCCAGCAGATCAAGGACCTGTACCCGGCGTACCCTTCCGCCACCCACCGCCCCATCGTCGACGAGGGCTCGTACAACAAGGCCACCGGGAAGTTCGACCCCCAGCGGCCCGCCGCGGGCGGTGACGGCGCCTCCGCGACGGCCCAGGGCGCGCTCCAGGGCATGCAGAGCCAGCTCTCCTCGCTCTCCGACACCCTCGACAAGATCCCGGCACTGCTCGGCCCCAGCGGCAGCGGGATCGGATCCAACTCCTGGGTGGTGTCCGGCAAGTACACGACGACCGGCATGCCACTGCTCGCCAACGACCCGCACCTCGCGCCGATGATGCCCTCGCTCTGGTACCAGATGGGTCTGCACTGCCGGACCGTCTCCAGCAAGTGCAACTACGACGTCGCGGGCTACACCTTCTCGGGCATGCCCGGCGTGATCATCGGTCACAACCAGGACGTCTCCTGGGGCTTCACCAACCTCGGCGCCGACGTGACCGACCTCTACCTGGAGAAGATCTCCGGCTCCAACTACCTCTACGACAACCAGGAGAAGCCGCTCGCCACGCGCGAGGAGGTCATCAAGGTGGCCGGCGGGCCGAGCAAGACCATCACGATCCGCGAGACCAACAACGGCCCGCTGGTCTCCGACCGCGACGACGAGCTGGAGAAGGTCGGCCAGAAGGCGCCCGTGAACACGGCGGCCCCCGACCGCGGCAGCGGCTACGCGGTCTCCCTGAAGTGGACCGCGCTGGATCCCGGCAAGTCCATGGACGCCGTCCTCGCGCTCGACCGGGCGAGCGACTTCAAGTCGTTCCGGTCCGCCGCCAAGGACTTCGACGTCCCTTCGCAGAACCTGATCTACGCCGACACCAAGGGCAACATCGGCTACCAGGCGCCGGGGAAGATCCCGGTGCGCGCGGACGGCGTGGACGGCACGATGCCCGCCCCCGGCTGGGACTCCAAGTACACGTGGAAGAAGGGCTACATCCCCTTCGAGGCGCTGCCCTACGAGTACAACCCGTCGCGCGGCTTCATCGTCACCGCCAACCAGGCCGTGATCGACGACAAGAAGTACCCGTTCCTGATCACCAAGGACTGGGGGTACGGCACCCGTAGCCAGCGGATCAACGACCTCATCGAGTCGAAGATCAAGGGCGGCGGAAAGATTTCCACCGAGGACATGCAGAAGATGCAGATGGACAACAGCAGCGAGATCGCCGCGCTGCTGACGCCCGCCCTGCTCAAGATCGACGTGTCGGATCCCTCCGTCCGCGAGGCCCAGAAGCTCCTCGAAGGCTGGGACTACACCCAGGAGAACGACTCGGCGGCCGCCGCCTACTTCAACGCGGTGTGGCGCAACGTCCTGAAGCTGGCGTTCGGCAACAAGCTGCCCAAGGAGCTGCGTCCCAAGGGCGAGTGCCTGTACGTGGCTCCGCCGGCCGGCACCGGCCCGGTCGACGACCCCAACCAGAAGGTCCAGGAGTGCGGCGAGCGCGACGGCGACTCGACGCAGCCGGACGGCGGCGACCGCTGGTTCGAGGTCGTCCGCAAGATCTTCAATGACCAGAACAACAGCTGGTGGCAGTCGCCCCAGACCCGTCTGGACAAGGCGACCACCACCCGCGACCAGCTGCTGGCGCGCGCCATGAAGGACGCCCGCTGGGAGTTGACCGCCAAGCTCGGCAAGGACACCACGACGTGGAGCTGGGGCCGGCTGCACCAGCTGATGCTGAAGAACCAGACCCTCGGCAAGGAGGGTCCCGGCTTCCTGCAGTTCATCCTCAACCGCGGCCCGTGGAACCTGGGCGGCGGCGAGGCCGCCGTCAACGCCACCGGCTGGAACGCGGCGAGCGGTGACTACGGCGTGACCTGGGTGCCGTCGATGCGGATGATCGTCAACCTCAAGGACTTCGACAAGTCCAAGTGGATCAACCTGACGGGAGCCTCCGGCCACGCCTACAGCGCGCACTACTCGGACCAGACCGAGAAGTGGGCCAAGGGCCAGCTGCTCGACTGGTCGTTCGGCTCGAAGGCGGTCGACGGCTCGACCGTGGACACGCTGAAGCTCACGCCGTAG
- a CDS encoding 5-formyltetrahydrofolate cyclo-ligase — protein sequence MSDQTTEKALLRRGLLDARRRLGDDDLRASARALAGQALALPELARATTVAAYVSVGREPDTRALIDALRGRGVRVLLPVLLADNDLDWAAYEGPEHLVAAGRGLLEPDGARLGPDAVTAADTVLLPGLAVDARGMRLGRGGGSYDRVLARIDACGKAPALVVLLYANEVVARVPEEPHDHPVQAAVTPYGVTRFGA from the coding sequence GTGAGTGATCAGACGACCGAGAAGGCGCTCCTGCGGCGCGGCCTCCTCGACGCGAGGAGGCGGCTGGGCGACGACGACCTGCGCGCTTCGGCCCGCGCACTGGCGGGCCAGGCCCTCGCGCTGCCGGAACTCGCGCGGGCGACAACGGTGGCGGCGTACGTCTCGGTGGGCCGCGAACCGGACACCCGCGCCCTCATCGACGCGCTGCGCGGCCGGGGGGTACGGGTGCTGCTTCCGGTGCTGCTCGCGGACAACGACCTGGACTGGGCCGCCTACGAGGGGCCCGAGCACCTGGTGGCGGCCGGGCGCGGGCTGCTCGAACCGGACGGCGCGCGCCTGGGCCCCGACGCGGTGACCGCCGCGGACACCGTGCTGCTGCCCGGCCTCGCCGTGGACGCCCGCGGGATGCGGCTCGGCCGGGGCGGCGGCTCCTACGACCGGGTGCTCGCCCGCATCGACGCCTGCGGGAAGGCGCCCGCCCTGGTGGTGCTCCTCTACGCGAACGAGGTGGTCGCGCGGGTCCCCGAGGAACCGCACGACCACCCCGTGCAGGCTGCCGTCACCCCCTACGGGGTGACGCGCTTCGGCGCGTGA
- the galU gene encoding UTP--glucose-1-phosphate uridylyltransferase GalU, with protein sequence MNQSPPRITKAVIPAAGLGTRFLPATKATPKEMLPVVDKPAIQYVVEEAVAAGLSDVLMVTGRNKRPLEDHFDRNYELESALTRKGDADRLAKVQESSDLATMHYVRQGDPRGLGHAVLCAAPHVGSQPFAVLLGDDLIDARDPLLSRMVDIQERQGGSVVALLEVDPEQIHLYGCAAVETTAESDVVRVTGLVEKPDAAEAPSNLAVIGRYVLDPAVFDVLRTTEPGRGGEIQLTDALQQLAVDESIGGPVHGVVFKGRRYDTGDRGDYLRAIVRLACEREDLGPDFKTWLRRYVTEEM encoded by the coding sequence ATGAATCAGTCGCCCCCTCGGATCACCAAGGCTGTCATCCCCGCCGCCGGGCTCGGCACCCGGTTCCTTCCGGCCACCAAGGCCACGCCGAAGGAGATGCTGCCGGTGGTGGACAAGCCGGCCATCCAGTACGTGGTGGAGGAGGCGGTGGCGGCGGGTCTGTCGGACGTGCTCATGGTCACCGGCCGCAACAAGCGTCCCCTGGAGGACCACTTCGACCGGAACTACGAGCTGGAGTCTGCGCTGACCCGCAAGGGCGACGCCGACCGGCTCGCCAAGGTGCAGGAGTCCAGCGACCTCGCGACGATGCACTACGTACGCCAGGGAGACCCGCGGGGGCTCGGGCACGCGGTGCTGTGCGCGGCCCCGCACGTCGGCAGCCAGCCGTTCGCGGTGCTCCTCGGCGACGACCTGATCGACGCCCGCGACCCGTTGCTGTCGCGGATGGTGGACATCCAGGAGCGCCAGGGCGGCAGTGTGGTCGCGCTCCTGGAGGTCGACCCCGAGCAGATCCACCTCTATGGCTGCGCGGCCGTCGAAACCACCGCCGAGAGTGATGTCGTCCGCGTCACCGGCCTGGTCGAGAAGCCGGACGCCGCCGAGGCGCCCTCCAACCTCGCGGTCATCGGCCGCTACGTCCTGGACCCGGCCGTCTTCGACGTGCTGCGCACCACCGAGCCCGGCCGCGGCGGCGAGATCCAGCTCACCGACGCCCTCCAGCAGCTCGCCGTGGACGAGTCGATCGGCGGCCCGGTGCACGGCGTCGTCTTCAAGGGCCGTCGCTATGACACCGGCGATCGCGGAGACTATCTGCGAGCCATTGTCAGACTGGCGTGCGAACGTGAAGACCTGGGCCCGGACTTCAAGACCTGGCTTCGCCGGTACGTCACCGAGGAGATGTAG
- the glp gene encoding molybdotransferase-like divisome protein Glp: MSNPIWSVDEHLGDILAAVRPLEPIELQLPDAQGCVLVEDVMVPVALPPFDNSSMDGYAVRTVDVEGASEEFPAVLTVIGDVAAGSGQLPSVGPGQAARIMTGAPLPPGAEAVVPVEWTDGGTGGGAATTMRPAGRAPEGASGEVRVHRAVKARAHVRARGSDVQAGDLALRAGTVLGPPQIGLLAAIGRGTVTVRPRPRVVVLSTGSELMQPGEELGQGQIYDSNSFALAAAARDAGAIAYRVGAVTDDAAVLRDTIEDQLIRADLLVTTGGVSVGAYDVVKEALSSVGDEDEAGSGIDFRKLKMQPGKPQGFGSIGPDHTPLLALPGNPVSSYVSFELFVRPAIRALMGLQDVHRPTVRASLKADEALASPADRRQFLRGTYDAESGTVSPVGGTGSHLIAALAQADCLIVIPEDTTSAEPGSEVEVVLLG; this comes from the coding sequence GTGAGCAACCCGATCTGGTCGGTGGACGAGCACCTGGGCGACATCCTCGCCGCGGTCAGGCCGCTCGAACCCATCGAGCTGCAACTGCCCGACGCCCAGGGCTGCGTCCTGGTCGAGGACGTCATGGTGCCCGTCGCCCTGCCGCCCTTCGACAACAGCTCGATGGACGGCTACGCGGTGCGCACCGTCGATGTCGAGGGCGCCAGCGAGGAGTTCCCCGCGGTACTCACCGTGATCGGCGACGTCGCGGCGGGCAGTGGCCAACTGCCCAGCGTGGGCCCCGGCCAGGCCGCCCGGATCATGACCGGCGCCCCGCTGCCGCCCGGCGCCGAGGCCGTCGTCCCCGTCGAATGGACCGACGGCGGCACCGGCGGGGGAGCCGCCACCACCATGCGCCCGGCCGGCCGTGCTCCCGAAGGGGCGAGCGGCGAGGTCCGGGTGCACCGCGCCGTGAAGGCGCGCGCCCACGTCCGCGCCCGCGGCAGCGACGTCCAGGCCGGCGACCTCGCCCTGCGCGCGGGCACCGTGCTCGGCCCGCCCCAGATCGGTCTGCTCGCCGCGATCGGCCGCGGCACCGTCACCGTACGGCCGCGCCCGCGCGTGGTGGTGCTCTCCACCGGGAGCGAACTGATGCAGCCCGGCGAGGAGTTGGGCCAGGGGCAGATCTACGACTCCAACAGCTTCGCCCTCGCGGCGGCCGCGCGCGACGCGGGAGCCATCGCCTACCGGGTCGGCGCGGTCACCGACGACGCCGCGGTCCTGCGCGACACCATCGAGGACCAGCTGATCCGCGCCGACCTCCTGGTCACCACCGGCGGGGTCAGCGTGGGGGCGTACGACGTCGTCAAAGAGGCCCTGTCCTCGGTCGGCGACGAGGACGAGGCGGGCAGCGGCATCGACTTCCGCAAGCTGAAGATGCAGCCCGGAAAGCCGCAGGGCTTCGGCTCGATCGGTCCCGACCACACCCCGCTGCTCGCCCTGCCCGGCAACCCGGTGTCCTCGTACGTCTCCTTCGAGCTGTTCGTACGGCCTGCGATCCGCGCCCTGATGGGGCTTCAGGACGTGCACCGGCCCACGGTGCGCGCGTCTTTGAAGGCCGACGAGGCGCTCGCCTCGCCCGCCGACCGGCGCCAGTTCCTGCGGGGCACCTACGACGCGGAGTCGGGCACCGTCAGTCCGGTCGGCGGCACCGGGTCGCACCTGATCGCGGCCCTCGCGCAGGCCGACTGCCTGATCGTGATCCCCGAGGACACCACCTCGGCGGAGCCGGGAAGCGAGGTCGAGGTGGTCCTGCTCGGCTGA
- the moaC gene encoding cyclic pyranopterin monophosphate synthase MoaC, whose product MSTTQGRLTHIDEAGAARMVDVSAKDVTARTARASGRVLVSPRVVELLRGEGVPKGDALATARIAGIMGAKRTPDLIPLCHPLAVSGVKLDLAVADDAVEILATVKTTDRTGVEMEALTAVSVAALTVVDMIKAVDKAAVITDIRVEEKTGGKSGDWHRPGTEAADA is encoded by the coding sequence ATGAGTACGACGCAAGGCAGGCTCACGCACATCGATGAGGCGGGCGCGGCCCGCATGGTCGACGTCTCCGCCAAGGACGTCACCGCCCGCACCGCCCGCGCGAGCGGCCGCGTGCTCGTCTCGCCGCGTGTCGTGGAACTCTTGCGCGGCGAGGGCGTTCCCAAGGGAGACGCACTGGCCACCGCGCGTATCGCCGGCATCATGGGCGCCAAGCGCACCCCGGACCTCATCCCGCTGTGCCACCCCCTCGCGGTGTCCGGCGTGAAGCTGGACCTGGCGGTCGCCGACGACGCGGTGGAGATCCTCGCGACGGTCAAGACCACCGACCGCACGGGCGTCGAGATGGAGGCGCTGACCGCGGTGTCCGTGGCAGCGCTCACCGTCGTCGACATGATCAAGGCGGTCGACAAGGCCGCCGTCATCACCGACATCCGGGTCGAGGAGAAGACCGGCGGCAAGTCCGGCGACTGGCACCGGCCGGGCACCGAGGCGGCCGACGCGTGA
- a CDS encoding MogA/MoaB family molybdenum cofactor biosynthesis protein, which yields MRAPYAALVVTASNRAAAGVYADKGGPLLAEGLAAIGFAVDGPLVVPDGDPVGQALRAGAAAGYDVIVTTGGTGISPTDRTPDATRDVIDYEVPGIPEAIRAEGLAKVPTAALSRGLAGVAGGRTLIVNLPGSTGGVRDGLAVLERILVHAVDQIRGGDHPRPAGSPS from the coding sequence CTGCGCGCGCCGTACGCGGCTCTTGTGGTGACGGCCTCCAACCGCGCCGCCGCCGGTGTGTACGCGGACAAGGGCGGTCCGCTGCTCGCCGAAGGCCTGGCCGCCATCGGCTTCGCCGTGGACGGTCCGCTGGTCGTGCCCGACGGCGACCCCGTGGGGCAGGCGCTGCGCGCCGGAGCCGCCGCCGGGTACGACGTGATCGTCACCACCGGCGGCACCGGCATCTCGCCCACCGACCGCACGCCCGACGCCACCCGTGACGTCATCGACTACGAGGTGCCCGGCATCCCCGAGGCCATCCGCGCCGAGGGCCTGGCCAAGGTCCCCACCGCCGCCCTCTCGCGCGGCCTGGCGGGAGTGGCCGGCGGGCGCACCCTGATCGTCAACCTGCCGGGCTCCACCGGCGGTGTACGCGACGGACTCGCCGTCCTTGAGCGGATCCTGGTGCACGCCGTCGACCAGATCCGCGGCGGCGACCACCCGAGACCCGCGGGGAGCCCGAGCTGA
- a CDS encoding GNAT family N-acetyltransferase, which yields MNVPSWPVELAEGDVVLRPIKLRDQRAWREVNRRNRDWLRPWEATVPPPAPGAPFAQRPTYRQMVRHLRAEANAGRMLPFVIEYQGRLVGQLTVAGITWGSMCSGHVGYWVDSDVAGRGVMPTAVALAVDHCFRTVGLHRMEVCIRPENGPSRRVVEKLGFREEGLRPRYLHIDGAWRDHLVYALTAEEVPDGLLSRWRRARQSHPGEMK from the coding sequence CTGAACGTTCCTTCCTGGCCGGTCGAGCTGGCGGAGGGCGATGTGGTCCTCCGCCCCATAAAGCTGCGCGACCAGCGGGCCTGGCGCGAGGTCAACCGGCGCAACCGCGACTGGCTGCGGCCCTGGGAGGCGACGGTGCCGCCGCCCGCGCCCGGCGCGCCCTTCGCCCAGCGTCCCACCTACCGGCAGATGGTCCGCCATCTGCGTGCCGAGGCCAACGCGGGCCGCATGCTGCCGTTCGTCATCGAGTACCAGGGCCGTCTGGTGGGCCAGTTGACGGTCGCCGGGATCACCTGGGGCTCGATGTGCTCGGGCCACGTCGGGTACTGGGTCGACAGCGACGTGGCGGGCCGCGGGGTGATGCCGACGGCCGTCGCCCTCGCCGTCGACCACTGCTTCCGCACGGTCGGCCTGCACCGCATGGAGGTCTGCATCCGCCCCGAGAACGGGCCGAGCCGCCGGGTGGTGGAAAAGCTCGGCTTCCGCGAGGAGGGCCTGCGCCCGCGCTACCTCCATATCGACGGAGCCTGGCGCGACCACCTGGTGTACGCGCTCACCGCCGAGGAGGTCCCCGACGGGCTCCTCTCGCGATGGCGCCGGGCCCGGCAGTCACACCCCGGGGAAATGAAATAG
- the sepX gene encoding divisome protein SepX/GlpR, protein MSSSGLIYAVIVGAWAAYLVPMWLRRQDELNEARPTERFSTAIRLLSGRSAMERRYAKELRQRAAEEAASEPGSTVAPDALTEPLAAPGESAGARDFAVPQPRAQRPARPEHPEHHAHSEHQGRREHQADDESRRERLANREHPTHRERPTNGGRAANAASAERARRAQRSAVLARRRRTTVVLFLAFTLGAIVAAVGGLGFLWAPAIPAVLLSAYIVHLRIQERRRFAFTMDRRRAEVAAQRLRESRPRTRAAAPGAEPDDESEPHQSAPVPEPAPAPAVSPQEAGRRALVEQTDHAEWVDQQRELGPERGDSWEPVPVPLPTYVTAPVAPRATGSIDLGAPDTWSSARSSTVDPAPAAPTGPAAEPPPQRRRPGPSRRRTPLFDQYEDEDRPRAANE, encoded by the coding sequence GTGAGCAGCAGCGGCCTCATCTACGCAGTCATCGTCGGGGCCTGGGCCGCCTACTTGGTGCCGATGTGGCTCCGCAGGCAGGACGAGCTCAACGAGGCCCGACCGACGGAACGCTTCAGTACCGCCATCCGGCTGTTGTCCGGACGGTCGGCCATGGAGCGCCGGTACGCCAAGGAGCTGCGGCAGCGGGCCGCCGAAGAGGCGGCGTCCGAGCCGGGATCCACGGTTGCCCCGGACGCCCTGACGGAACCCCTGGCAGCCCCGGGGGAGTCCGCGGGCGCCCGGGACTTCGCCGTGCCCCAGCCCCGCGCCCAGCGCCCGGCCCGTCCGGAGCACCCGGAACACCACGCCCACTCGGAGCACCAGGGGCGCCGCGAGCATCAGGCCGACGACGAGTCCCGGCGCGAACGCCTCGCGAACCGTGAGCACCCCACCCACCGCGAACGCCCCACGAACGGCGGCCGCGCCGCGAACGCCGCCTCGGCGGAGCGGGCCCGGCGCGCCCAGCGCAGCGCGGTGCTGGCCCGGCGTCGGCGCACCACCGTGGTGCTCTTCCTCGCCTTCACGCTGGGCGCGATCGTCGCGGCGGTCGGCGGGCTCGGTTTCCTGTGGGCACCGGCCATCCCGGCCGTCCTGCTCAGCGCGTACATCGTGCATCTGCGGATCCAGGAGCGGCGGCGCTTCGCCTTCACCATGGACCGCCGGCGCGCCGAGGTCGCGGCCCAGCGACTGCGCGAGAGCAGGCCGCGCACCAGGGCCGCCGCGCCCGGCGCCGAGCCCGACGACGAATCGGAGCCCCACCAGTCGGCGCCCGTCCCCGAACCCGCGCCCGCCCCGGCCGTCTCCCCGCAGGAGGCCGGACGGCGCGCGCTGGTCGAGCAGACCGACCACGCCGAGTGGGTCGACCAACAGCGCGAGCTCGGGCCCGAGCGCGGTGACAGCTGGGAGCCGGTGCCGGTCCCGCTGCCGACGTACGTGACCGCGCCGGTAGCCCCCCGCGCCACCGGCAGCATCGACCTCGGCGCCCCGGACACCTGGTCCTCGGCCCGCTCCTCGACCGTCGACCCCGCCCCGGCCGCGCCGACCGGGCCCGCCGCCGAGCCGCCGCCCCAGCGCCGCCGGCCGGGCCCAAGTCGCCGCCGGACCCCGCTCTTCGACCAGTACGAGGACGAGGACCGGCCCCGCGCCGCCAACGAGTGA
- a CDS encoding GNAT family N-acetyltransferase, translating to MVRMLIRQVRYDHPDAVKLNDQVQLEYAERYEDEGDVTPLDATMFVPPRGLYLIAYDTEGRPVATGGWRGQETNSENYRDGDAELKRMYVVPEARGLGLARRILAALEDDARAAGRIRMVLETGDKQPEAIALYRSTGYEPCEKFGHYRNHDSSRCFAKPLGHS from the coding sequence ATGGTGCGCATGCTTATCCGCCAGGTCCGCTACGACCACCCCGACGCCGTCAAGCTCAACGACCAGGTCCAGCTCGAATACGCCGAGCGCTACGAGGACGAGGGCGATGTCACACCGCTCGACGCCACGATGTTCGTACCGCCGCGCGGCCTGTACCTGATCGCCTACGACACCGAGGGGCGCCCGGTCGCCACCGGCGGCTGGCGCGGCCAGGAGACGAACTCGGAGAACTACCGCGACGGCGACGCGGAGCTCAAGCGGATGTACGTCGTCCCCGAAGCGCGCGGCCTGGGCCTGGCTCGCCGCATCCTCGCCGCCCTGGAGGACGACGCCCGCGCGGCCGGGCGTATCCGCATGGTCCTGGAGACCGGCGACAAACAGCCGGAGGCCATAGCGCTCTACAGATCGACGGGCTACGAACCCTGCGAGAAGTTCGGCCACTACCGCAACCACGACTCCAGCCGCTGCTTCGCCAAGCCCCTCGGACATTCGTGA
- a CDS encoding exodeoxyribonuclease III, with the protein MLTVTSVNVNGLRAAAKKGFVEWLGGTGADVVCLQEVRAEPHQLPAEAGAPEGWHVVHAPAAAKGRAGVSLLTRREPERVRIGFGSAEFDGSGRYVEADLPGVTVASLYLPSGEVGTERQDEKIRFMAEFLPYLRELREKAAADGREVVVCGDWNIAHQEADLKNWRGNKKNSGFLPEEREWLTQVFDTADGGYVDVMRALHPDMEGPYSWWSYRGRAFDNDTGWRIDYQVATEGLARRAVKGLVERAASHGERWSDHAPVTVVYEM; encoded by the coding sequence ATGCTCACTGTTACCTCTGTGAATGTAAACGGGCTGCGGGCCGCCGCCAAGAAGGGTTTCGTGGAGTGGCTCGGGGGGACCGGGGCCGATGTGGTCTGCCTGCAGGAAGTGCGGGCCGAGCCCCACCAGCTTCCTGCCGAGGCGGGGGCGCCCGAGGGCTGGCACGTCGTGCACGCGCCCGCCGCCGCGAAGGGCCGGGCCGGTGTGTCGCTGCTCACCCGTCGCGAGCCGGAGCGGGTGCGGATCGGGTTCGGGAGCGCGGAGTTCGACGGCAGTGGGCGTTACGTCGAGGCGGACCTGCCCGGTGTGACCGTGGCCTCGCTCTACCTCCCCTCCGGCGAGGTCGGCACCGAGCGCCAGGACGAGAAGATCCGTTTCATGGCCGAGTTCCTCCCGTATCTGCGGGAACTGCGCGAGAAGGCCGCCGCCGACGGGCGCGAGGTCGTGGTGTGCGGCGACTGGAACATCGCCCACCAGGAGGCCGACCTCAAGAACTGGCGCGGCAACAAGAAGAACTCGGGCTTCCTGCCCGAGGAGCGCGAGTGGCTCACGCAGGTCTTCGACACGGCGGACGGCGGCTACGTCGACGTGATGCGCGCGCTGCACCCCGACATGGAGGGCCCGTACTCGTGGTGGTCCTACCGGGGCCGCGCCTTCGACAACGACACGGGCTGGCGGATCGACTACCAGGTGGCGACGGAGGGTCTCGCCCGGCGCGCGGTGAAGGGGCTGGTGGAGCGGGCAGCCAGCCACGGGGAGCGGTGGAGCGACCATGCTCCGGTGACCGTCGTGTACGAGATGTAG